A window of Cellulomonas fimi contains these coding sequences:
- a CDS encoding S1C family serine protease, which yields MTTTPEHGSGDTHPQAQPTQPIPPIGATQPLPTQPAHPTNPFTAPHPAAPGEVHAQEQARRQAAHEEAVRARAERDAAYHAQWTAAQQAAAQHAAAQSFGQHPTQQHPTQQHPAQQQPVPPNAPQAAAHQPQAVHPAPYGPVRTAPAGAGVPPYGPTATHPGGTGPRKRRTWVPVVSAAAVAAVLGVAATGAAFTLGDERADGTRPASLAEIGRDSTDTVPVAGSTNDAPDWQAVAQAVAPSVVAIEVSTGQGGAQGSGVIVDDQGHIVTNNHVVAGAAGKVQVTLTDGRLFEATVVGTDPTTDLAVIKLDDAPDDLVAAALGDSSKVEVGQSVMAVGNPLGLANTVTTGIVSAVDRPVSTSAEDGSQATVTNAIQIDAAVNPGNSGGPLFDAQGRVIGINSSIATMSQQSGSIGLGFAIPVDLVKNIATQLIDDGTAEHAFLGVSLSDGTATADGVTRRGAVVEEVSPDSPASKAGLEVQDVVVAIDGKAVGGAESLTAYVRALASGDEATLTVVRDGRTSDVDVTLAARQETAPSPQDQQGGQGQGGGQGQGQDPQGPGGLPGGMTPEDLWKWFQGQDQG from the coding sequence ATGACGACCACCCCGGAGCACGGCTCGGGCGACACCCACCCGCAGGCGCAGCCGACGCAGCCGATCCCGCCGATCGGCGCGACGCAGCCCCTGCCCACGCAGCCGGCCCACCCGACCAACCCCTTCACCGCCCCGCACCCCGCCGCGCCCGGCGAGGTGCACGCGCAGGAGCAGGCGCGCCGCCAGGCCGCGCACGAGGAGGCGGTCCGGGCGCGCGCCGAGCGCGACGCCGCGTACCACGCGCAGTGGACCGCGGCGCAGCAGGCGGCCGCGCAGCACGCCGCCGCGCAGTCGTTCGGCCAGCACCCGACGCAGCAGCACCCGACGCAGCAGCACCCCGCCCAGCAGCAGCCGGTCCCGCCGAACGCCCCGCAGGCCGCGGCGCACCAGCCGCAGGCCGTGCACCCGGCTCCGTACGGCCCGGTCCGCACCGCCCCCGCGGGTGCGGGCGTCCCGCCGTACGGCCCGACCGCGACGCACCCCGGCGGCACGGGCCCGCGCAAGCGCCGCACGTGGGTCCCGGTCGTGTCCGCCGCCGCGGTCGCCGCGGTCCTCGGCGTCGCCGCGACCGGCGCCGCCTTCACGCTCGGCGACGAGCGCGCGGACGGCACCCGGCCCGCCTCGCTCGCCGAGATCGGCCGCGACTCGACCGACACGGTCCCCGTCGCGGGCTCCACGAACGACGCGCCCGACTGGCAGGCCGTCGCACAGGCCGTCGCGCCGTCCGTCGTCGCGATCGAGGTCAGCACGGGCCAGGGCGGCGCCCAGGGCTCGGGCGTGATCGTCGACGACCAGGGTCACATCGTGACGAACAACCACGTCGTCGCCGGCGCCGCGGGCAAGGTCCAGGTCACGCTGACCGACGGCCGGCTGTTCGAGGCGACCGTCGTCGGCACGGACCCCACGACCGACCTCGCGGTGATCAAGCTCGACGACGCGCCCGACGACCTCGTCGCGGCCGCGCTCGGCGACTCCTCCAAGGTGGAGGTCGGCCAGTCCGTCATGGCCGTCGGCAACCCGCTGGGCCTCGCCAACACCGTGACGACCGGCATCGTCTCGGCGGTCGACCGCCCGGTGTCCACGTCCGCGGAGGACGGCAGCCAGGCGACGGTCACCAACGCGATCCAGATCGACGCGGCGGTCAACCCCGGCAACTCCGGCGGTCCGCTGTTCGACGCGCAGGGCCGGGTCATCGGCATCAACTCGTCCATCGCGACGATGTCGCAGCAGTCCGGCTCGATCGGCCTCGGCTTCGCGATCCCCGTCGACCTGGTGAAGAACATCGCCACGCAGCTCATCGACGACGGCACCGCGGAGCACGCGTTCCTCGGCGTCAGCCTGTCCGACGGCACGGCGACGGCCGACGGCGTGACCCGCCGCGGCGCGGTCGTCGAGGAGGTCAGCCCCGACTCGCCCGCGTCGAAGGCGGGCCTCGAGGTGCAGGACGTCGTCGTCGCGATCGACGGCAAGGCCGTCGGTGGCGCCGAGTCCCTCACCGCGTACGTCCGGGCGCTCGCGTCGGGCGACGAGGCGACGCTCACCGTCGTCCGCGACGGCAGGACGTCGGACGTCGACGTGACGCTCGCCGCCCGGCAGGAGACGGCCCCGAGCCCGCAGGACCAGCAGGGCGGCCAGGGCCAGGGCGGCGGCCAGGGTCAGGGCCAGGACCCGCAGGGCCCCGGCGGCCTCCCGGGCGGGATGACGCCCGAGGACCTCTGGAAGTGGTTCCAGGGCCAGGACCAGGGCTGA
- a CDS encoding isochorismate synthase, producing MTTQTAAPADAVPQPLVVRTVPLDDLGRPHDADAGTPDPADLLDLLPSDAPLAWVRRGDGIVAWGETLRVEVTGADRFARAEEAWRTVLAHAVVRDEVRVPGTGPVAFASFAFDDDSPAGGVVVVPRVVVGRRGGRTWLTTITAGPRLGAAPTLADVLGPRVPPVAPGDVEYRDGAVAADDWRDVVAAGVAAIRAGEVEKVVLARDVRARSQHPVDVRWALQRLARRYPSCWTFSVDGLMGATPELLVRSEKGLVTSRVLAGTIRRTGDDAADMARAAILAHSSKDLEEHEYAVSSVARALEPFCSSTNVPDVPFVLHLPNVLHLASDVTGVLTAPAGDAAHPSSLALAAALHPTAAVCGTPTTAARALIARVEGMDRGRYAGPVGWMGADGDGEWGIALRSAQVDAQDPRSVRLFAGCGIVAASDPAAELAESEAKLVPMRDALGRDA from the coding sequence ATGACCACGCAGACCGCCGCGCCCGCGGACGCGGTCCCCCAGCCGCTCGTGGTGCGGACGGTCCCCCTCGACGACCTCGGCCGGCCGCACGACGCGGACGCCGGCACCCCCGACCCCGCGGACCTGCTGGACCTGCTGCCCTCCGACGCGCCCCTCGCGTGGGTGCGGCGCGGCGACGGGATCGTGGCGTGGGGCGAGACGCTGCGCGTCGAGGTGACCGGCGCCGACCGGTTCGCGCGCGCCGAGGAGGCGTGGCGCACGGTCCTCGCGCACGCGGTGGTCCGCGACGAGGTGCGCGTGCCCGGCACCGGACCGGTCGCGTTCGCGTCGTTCGCGTTCGACGACGACTCCCCCGCGGGCGGCGTCGTCGTCGTGCCGCGCGTCGTCGTCGGCCGTCGCGGCGGGCGCACCTGGCTCACCACGATCACCGCGGGACCGCGCCTCGGCGCCGCGCCCACGCTCGCCGACGTCCTCGGCCCGCGCGTGCCGCCCGTCGCCCCCGGCGACGTGGAGTACCGCGACGGGGCCGTCGCGGCCGACGACTGGCGCGACGTGGTCGCCGCCGGGGTCGCCGCGATCCGTGCGGGCGAGGTCGAGAAGGTCGTCCTCGCGCGCGACGTGCGCGCCCGGTCGCAGCACCCCGTCGACGTGCGGTGGGCGCTGCAGCGGCTCGCGCGGCGCTACCCGTCCTGCTGGACGTTCAGCGTCGACGGGCTCATGGGCGCGACGCCCGAGCTGCTCGTCCGGTCCGAGAAGGGCCTCGTCACGTCGCGCGTGCTCGCCGGGACGATCCGCCGCACGGGCGACGACGCCGCCGACATGGCGCGCGCCGCGATCCTGGCGCACTCCTCCAAGGACCTCGAGGAGCACGAGTACGCGGTGTCGTCCGTGGCCCGGGCCCTGGAGCCGTTCTGCTCGTCGACCAACGTGCCCGACGTGCCGTTCGTGCTGCACCTGCCGAACGTCCTGCACCTCGCGTCCGACGTGACCGGTGTGCTCACCGCGCCCGCCGGTGACGCCGCGCACCCGTCGTCGCTCGCGCTGGCCGCCGCGCTGCACCCCACCGCCGCCGTGTGCGGGACCCCGACGACCGCGGCGCGCGCGCTCATCGCCCGCGTCGAGGGCATGGACCGGGGCCGGTACGCCGGGCCGGTCGGGTGGATGGGCGCCGACGGCGACGGCGAGTGGGGCATCGCGCTGCGGTCGGCGCAGGTCGACGCGCAGGACCCCCGGTCCGTCCGGCTGTTCGCCGGCTGCGGCATCGTCGCCGCGTCCGACCCGGCCGCCGAGCTCGCCGAGTCCGAGGCGAAGCTCGTGCCGATGCGCGACGCGCTCGGTCGCGACGCCTGA
- a CDS encoding demethylmenaquinone methyltransferase, giving the protein MSRASLEKDPRDVARMFDAVAHRYDVTNDVISLGQDRAWRKATLAALAAQPGETVLDLAAGTGTSAEPLADAGVRVVACDLSMGMLEVGKRRRPDLAFVAGDALHLPFADASFDAVTMSFGLRNVSDVPAALEELLRVTKPGGRLVVCEFSTPTWKPFRTVYSNYLMRALPPVARAVSKEPEAYTYLAESIREWPDQRALGLMVKRAGWDHVAFRNLSGGIVALHRGTRPE; this is encoded by the coding sequence ATGTCCCGTGCCTCGCTCGAGAAGGACCCCCGCGACGTCGCGCGCATGTTCGACGCGGTCGCGCACCGCTACGACGTCACGAACGACGTCATCTCGCTCGGCCAGGACCGGGCGTGGCGCAAGGCGACGCTCGCGGCCCTGGCCGCGCAGCCGGGGGAGACGGTGCTCGACCTCGCGGCCGGGACGGGCACGTCGGCGGAGCCGCTCGCGGACGCGGGCGTGCGGGTCGTCGCGTGCGACCTGTCCATGGGCATGCTGGAGGTCGGCAAGCGCCGCCGCCCGGACCTGGCGTTCGTCGCGGGCGACGCGCTGCACCTGCCGTTCGCGGACGCGTCGTTCGACGCCGTGACCATGTCGTTCGGGTTGCGCAACGTGTCCGACGTGCCGGCGGCCCTCGAGGAGCTGCTCCGCGTCACGAAGCCCGGCGGGCGGCTCGTGGTGTGCGAGTTCTCGACGCCCACGTGGAAGCCGTTCCGCACGGTCTACTCGAACTACCTCATGCGTGCGCTGCCGCCGGTCGCGCGGGCCGTCTCCAAGGAGCCGGAGGCGTACACCTACCTCGCGGAGTCCATCCGCGAGTGGCCGGACCAGCGTGCGCTGGGGCTCATGGTCAAGCGCGCGGGCTGGGACCACGTGGCGTTCCGGAACCTGTCCGGGGGGATCGTCGCGCTGCACCGCGGGACCCGTCCGGAGTGA
- a CDS encoding geranylgeranyl reductase family protein: MNIVTSGEPLVVGTTTDDADVIVVGAGPAGSSAAFHCASAGLDVLLLEKAAFPRDKVCGDGLTPRAVAELVRMGLPLREQDGWIRNRGLRVLGGGHRLELPWPELSSYPSYGLAKSRMSLDHTLASHARAAGAKLVERTSVTGPVRDERTRRVVGVTARPVDDSGHRTGDEVVYRAPVVIAADGVSTRLATSAGRTKRDDRPMGVAVRTYFRTPRHDDPWMESHLELWDGEPGRSNLMPGYGWIFSLGDGTANVGLGSVSSTAAATKVDYKALFAAWMRNAPAEWEFTPENQVGPVRGAALPMGFNRGPLYGDGLMLAGDSAGMISPFNGEGIAYGLQAGRVAADAIAQGLARGTAAGRERAFATYQRRMKDDLGGYYTLGRVFVRLIEHPEVMRVCTRYGLPRPLLMKFVLKLLSDCYEPRGGDMVDRVIAGLARIAPAA, from the coding sequence GTGAACATCGTCACAAGTGGGGAGCCGCTCGTGGTGGGGACGACGACGGATGACGCGGACGTCATCGTCGTGGGTGCGGGGCCGGCCGGCTCCAGCGCCGCGTTCCACTGTGCCTCCGCGGGCCTCGACGTGCTGCTGCTCGAGAAGGCGGCGTTCCCGCGCGACAAGGTCTGCGGCGACGGCCTGACGCCGCGCGCGGTCGCCGAGCTCGTGCGCATGGGGCTGCCGCTGCGCGAGCAGGACGGCTGGATCCGCAACCGCGGGCTCCGCGTGCTCGGCGGCGGCCACCGCCTCGAGCTGCCGTGGCCCGAGCTGTCGTCGTACCCGTCGTACGGGCTCGCGAAGTCGCGCATGTCGCTCGACCACACGCTCGCGTCGCACGCCCGCGCGGCCGGCGCGAAGCTCGTCGAGCGGACGTCCGTCACGGGCCCGGTGCGCGACGAGCGGACCCGTCGCGTCGTGGGCGTCACGGCCCGCCCGGTCGACGACTCGGGGCACCGCACGGGGGACGAGGTCGTCTACCGCGCGCCCGTCGTCATCGCGGCCGACGGCGTCTCGACGCGCCTCGCCACGTCCGCGGGCCGCACCAAGCGCGACGACCGCCCGATGGGCGTCGCCGTCCGCACCTACTTCCGCACGCCGCGCCACGACGACCCGTGGATGGAGAGCCACCTCGAGCTCTGGGACGGCGAGCCCGGTCGCTCGAACCTCATGCCGGGCTACGGCTGGATCTTCTCCCTCGGCGACGGCACCGCCAACGTCGGCCTCGGCTCGGTGAGCTCGACGGCCGCCGCGACGAAGGTCGACTACAAGGCGCTGTTCGCCGCGTGGATGCGCAACGCGCCCGCCGAGTGGGAGTTCACGCCCGAGAACCAGGTCGGCCCGGTCCGCGGCGCCGCGCTCCCGATGGGCTTCAACCGCGGGCCGCTCTACGGCGACGGCCTCATGCTCGCGGGCGACTCCGCGGGCATGATCAGCCCGTTCAACGGCGAGGGCATCGCGTACGGCCTGCAGGCCGGCCGGGTCGCCGCCGACGCGATCGCCCAGGGGCTCGCGCGCGGGACGGCAGCGGGCCGCGAGCGCGCGTTCGCGACGTACCAGCGCCGCATGAAGGACGACCTCGGCGGGTACTACACGCTGGGTCGCGTGTTCGTCCGGCTCATCGAGCACCCCGAGGTCATGCGGGTCTGCACCCGCTACGGCCTGCCGAGGCCGCTGCTCATGAAGTTCGTGCTCAAGCTCCTGTCCGACTGCTACGAACCCCGTGGCGGTGACATGGTGGACCGGGTGATCGCCGGCCTGGCGAGGATCGCCCCCGCCGCATGA
- a CDS encoding NADH-quinone oxidoreductase subunit A, whose amino-acid sequence MDNPYAPLLVLMGIAAVLALGGVGASAILGPKRYNRAKLEAYECGIEPTPHAIGGGRFPIKYYLVAMTFIVFDIEVVFLYPWAVAFGDLAVFGLVAMLVFLVLITVPFVYEWRRGGFEWD is encoded by the coding sequence ATGGACAACCCGTACGCCCCGCTGCTCGTCCTCATGGGCATCGCGGCCGTGCTCGCGCTCGGCGGTGTCGGCGCCAGCGCGATCCTCGGACCGAAGCGCTACAACCGCGCGAAGCTGGAGGCGTACGAGTGCGGCATCGAGCCGACGCCGCACGCCATCGGCGGCGGCCGGTTCCCCATCAAGTACTACCTGGTGGCGATGACGTTCATCGTCTTCGACATCGAGGTCGTCTTCCTCTACCCGTGGGCCGTCGCGTTCGGCGACCTCGCGGTGTTCGGGCTCGTCGCGATGCTCGTGTTCCTGGTGCTCATCACGGTGCCGTTCGTCTACGAGTGGCGGCGCGGGGGCTTCGAGTGGGACTGA
- a CDS encoding NuoB/complex I 20 kDa subunit family protein, with the protein MGIEEAPSGFLLTTVEDLVGYFRKGSLWPVTFGLACCAIEMMAAGAPRYDLSRFGMEVFRASPRQADLMIVAGRVSQKMAPVVRQVYDQMSAPKWVLSMGVCASSGGMFNNYAIVQGVDHVVPVDIYLPGCPPRPEMLINAILTLHEQIQNEPLGVNRREAAAAAEAAALAATPTSHMTGLLR; encoded by the coding sequence ATGGGGATCGAAGAGGCTCCCTCGGGATTCCTGCTGACGACGGTCGAGGACCTGGTCGGCTACTTCCGCAAGGGTTCGCTGTGGCCGGTGACGTTCGGCCTCGCGTGCTGTGCGATCGAGATGATGGCCGCGGGCGCCCCGCGGTACGACCTGTCGCGGTTCGGCATGGAGGTGTTCCGCGCGTCGCCGCGCCAGGCCGACCTCATGATCGTCGCGGGCCGCGTCAGCCAGAAGATGGCGCCCGTCGTGCGGCAGGTCTACGACCAGATGTCGGCGCCGAAGTGGGTGCTGTCGATGGGCGTGTGCGCCTCGTCGGGCGGCATGTTCAACAACTACGCGATCGTCCAGGGCGTCGACCACGTCGTGCCGGTGGACATCTACCTGCCGGGCTGCCCGCCGCGACCCGAGATGCTCATCAACGCGATCCTCACGCTGCACGAGCAGATCCAGAACGAGCCGCTCGGCGTGAACCGTCGTGAGGCCGCGGCCGCCGCCGAGGCCGCCGCGCTCGCGGCGACCCCCACCTCGCACATGACGGGCCTGCTGCGATGA
- a CDS encoding NADH-quinone oxidoreductase subunit C, with product MTDETKDAAAAAKPGDAGTGAQATSEAALEAGGQNVPASPRTPLEVVDVRHGMFGAHGTGDTSGYGGLVVPVVLPGPSERPYGGWFDEVVDVLTEVLDENGTGFANAVESVVVDREELTLHVAREHVVAVASALRDDPDLRFELSLGVSGVHYPHETGRELHAVYHVVSVTHGRRLRFEVTAPDADPHIPSTTSVYPANDWHERETYDFFGIVFDGHPGLARIEMPDDWPGHPQRKDYPLGGIPVEYKGATVPPPDQRRSYS from the coding sequence ATGACCGACGAGACGAAGGACGCCGCAGCGGCCGCGAAGCCGGGCGACGCGGGCACCGGGGCCCAGGCGACCAGCGAGGCCGCGCTCGAGGCCGGCGGGCAGAACGTCCCGGCGAGCCCGCGCACGCCGCTCGAGGTCGTCGACGTCCGGCACGGCATGTTCGGCGCGCACGGGACGGGCGACACCTCGGGGTACGGCGGTCTCGTCGTCCCGGTCGTGCTGCCCGGGCCGAGCGAGCGGCCGTACGGCGGCTGGTTCGACGAGGTCGTCGACGTGCTGACCGAGGTCCTCGACGAGAACGGCACGGGCTTCGCGAACGCCGTGGAGTCGGTGGTCGTGGACCGCGAGGAGCTCACGCTGCACGTCGCGCGCGAGCACGTCGTCGCGGTCGCGAGCGCGCTGCGCGACGACCCGGACCTGCGGTTCGAGCTCAGCCTCGGCGTGAGCGGCGTGCACTACCCGCACGAGACGGGCCGCGAGCTGCACGCCGTCTACCACGTGGTGTCGGTGACCCACGGGCGTCGCCTGCGGTTCGAGGTCACGGCGCCCGACGCCGACCCGCACATCCCGTCGACGACGTCCGTCTACCCGGCCAACGACTGGCACGAGCGCGAGACGTACGACTTCTTCGGCATCGTCTTCGACGGCCACCCCGGCCTCGCGCGCATCGAGATGCCCGACGACTGGCCGGGCCACCCGCAGCGCAAGGACTACCCCCTCGGCGGCATCCCGGTCGAGTACAAGGGCGCGACCGTGCCGCCCCCGGACCAGCGGAGGTCCTACTCATGA
- a CDS encoding NADH-quinone oxidoreductase subunit D, which produces MSTPHATAHLVDDDTTGVPTFEASGGDWSDIAEEAARLGEERIVVNMGPQHPSTHGVLRLMLEIDGETVTEARAGIGYLHTGIEKNMEYRTWTQGVTFCTRMDYVAPLFQEAAYCLAVEKLLGITDDVPERATVIRVLLMELNRIASHLVCLATGGNELGATTIMTVGFTAREEVLRIFELITGLRMNHAFIRPGGVAQDIPPGAIDTIREALTTMRHYFTQLEDLMMANPILHLRLKEVGYLGLSGCMALGITGPVLRSAGLPYDVRKAAPYCGYETYDFDVPVATEADSWSRVVLRMEECYQSMKIIEQTLDRLQKMGPGPVMVGDKKIAWPAQLAIGSDGMGNSLDHIKEIMGTSMEALIHHFKLVTEGFRVPAGQVFQTVEHPRGELGVHLVSDGGTRPYRAHFRDPSFNNLQAVSIMCEGGQVADVVVAVASLDPVLGGVDR; this is translated from the coding sequence ATGAGCACCCCCCACGCGACCGCGCACCTGGTCGACGACGACACGACGGGCGTCCCGACGTTCGAGGCGTCCGGCGGCGACTGGTCGGACATCGCCGAGGAGGCGGCGCGCCTCGGCGAGGAGCGCATCGTCGTCAACATGGGCCCGCAGCACCCGTCGACGCACGGCGTGCTCCGGCTCATGCTCGAGATCGACGGCGAGACGGTGACCGAGGCCCGCGCGGGCATCGGCTACCTGCACACGGGCATCGAGAAGAACATGGAGTACCGCACCTGGACCCAGGGCGTGACCTTCTGCACGCGCATGGACTACGTCGCGCCGCTGTTCCAGGAGGCCGCGTACTGCCTGGCGGTCGAGAAGCTGCTCGGCATCACGGACGACGTGCCCGAGCGCGCGACGGTCATCCGCGTCCTGCTCATGGAGCTCAACCGCATCGCGTCGCACCTCGTGTGCCTCGCGACGGGCGGCAACGAGCTCGGGGCGACGACGATCATGACCGTGGGCTTCACGGCCCGCGAGGAGGTCCTGCGGATCTTCGAGCTCATCACGGGCCTGCGCATGAACCACGCGTTCATCCGCCCCGGCGGCGTCGCGCAGGACATCCCGCCCGGCGCGATCGACACGATCCGTGAGGCGCTCACCACGATGCGCCACTACTTCACGCAGCTCGAAGACCTCATGATGGCGAACCCGATCCTCCACCTGCGCCTCAAGGAGGTCGGCTACCTCGGGCTGTCGGGCTGCATGGCGCTCGGGATCACCGGTCCGGTGCTGCGCTCCGCCGGCCTGCCGTACGACGTCCGCAAGGCGGCGCCGTACTGCGGCTACGAGACGTACGACTTCGACGTCCCGGTCGCGACCGAGGCGGACTCGTGGTCGCGCGTCGTCCTCCGCATGGAGGAGTGCTACCAGTCGATGAAGATCATCGAGCAGACGCTGGACCGGCTCCAGAAGATGGGCCCGGGGCCCGTCATGGTCGGCGACAAGAAGATCGCCTGGCCCGCGCAGCTCGCGATCGGGTCGGACGGCATGGGCAACTCGCTCGACCACATCAAGGAGATCATGGGCACCTCGATGGAGGCCCTGATCCACCACTTCAAGCTCGTCACCGAGGGCTTCCGCGTCCCGGCGGGCCAGGTGTTCCAGACCGTCGAGCACCCGCGCGGCGAGCTCGGCGTGCACCTCGTCTCCGACGGCGGCACGCGGCCGTACCGGGCCCACTTCCGGGACCCGTCGTTCAACAACCTGCAGGCCGTGTCGATCATGTGCGAGGGCGGGCAGGTGGCCGACGTGGTCGTCGCCGTCGCGTCGCTCGACCCGGTGCTCGGAGGGGTGGACCGCTGA
- the nuoE gene encoding NADH-quinone oxidoreductase subunit NuoE, giving the protein MSVEEIGGARVPGATHRTSFDDETRARLSADAAVIKARYPQERSALLPLLHLVQSEDGYVSPRGIAFCAAELGLTTAEVSAVATFYTQYKRHPNGDYTVGVCTNTLCAVMGGDAIWEELSDHLGVGHDETTEDGAITLERVECNAACDYAPVVMVNWEFFDNQTPDSARDVVEALRAGTPVAPTRGADHVCTFKEMSRVLAGFSDGRADEGVGAGPATLRGIELARQEGWTAPAFTDEERTRAAEQARTPARGTPRAAAPGAPAGERPASAAEPTPAGTPAPGGEQSSAERPPVSEGDVSAEQEQRKQSSDDAKES; this is encoded by the coding sequence ATGTCGGTCGAGGAGATCGGGGGCGCCCGCGTCCCGGGCGCGACGCACCGCACGTCGTTCGACGACGAGACGCGTGCGCGGCTGTCCGCGGACGCGGCGGTCATCAAGGCCCGCTACCCGCAGGAGCGCTCGGCGCTGCTGCCCCTGCTGCACCTCGTGCAGTCGGAGGACGGGTACGTGAGCCCGCGCGGCATCGCGTTCTGCGCGGCCGAGCTCGGGCTGACGACGGCCGAGGTCAGCGCGGTCGCGACGTTCTACACGCAGTACAAGCGGCACCCCAACGGCGACTACACGGTCGGGGTGTGCACGAACACGCTGTGCGCGGTCATGGGCGGCGACGCGATCTGGGAGGAGCTCTCCGACCACCTCGGCGTCGGCCACGACGAGACGACCGAGGACGGCGCGATCACCCTCGAGCGCGTCGAGTGCAACGCGGCCTGCGACTACGCGCCCGTCGTGATGGTCAACTGGGAGTTCTTCGACAACCAGACGCCGGACTCGGCGCGCGACGTCGTCGAGGCGCTGCGTGCGGGGACCCCCGTCGCACCGACCCGCGGTGCCGACCACGTCTGCACGTTCAAGGAGATGAGCCGCGTGCTCGCGGGCTTCTCCGACGGGCGCGCCGACGAGGGCGTGGGCGCAGGCCCGGCGACGCTGCGCGGCATCGAGCTCGCGCGGCAGGAGGGCTGGACCGCCCCGGCGTTCACCGACGAGGAGCGCACGCGCGCCGCCGAGCAGGCCCGGACTCCGGCGCGGGGCACCCCGCGTGCCGCGGCACCCGGAGCACCGGCGGGCGAGCGTCCCGCGTCCGCGGCCGAGCCCACCCCGGCGGGGACGCCCGCGCCGGGCGGCGAGCAGTCGAGCGCCGAGCGCCCGCCCGTGAGCGAGGGCGACGTCTCGGCCGAGCAGGAGCAGCGCAAGCAGTCCTCCGACGACGCGAAGGAGTCGTGA
- the nuoF gene encoding NADH-quinone oxidoreductase subunit NuoF: protein MATTLAPVLTDTWDADRSWTLAAYERAGGYRGLRRALGMQAADVVTMVKDSGLRGRGGAGFPTGMKWGFLPAPDGGPRYLVVNADESEPGTCKDIPLMMASPQHLIEGMIITSYAIGCHHAFLYVRGEVLHVYRRLLRAIEEARAAGYLGSNILGSGFDLEITLHSGAGAYICGEETALLDSLEGLRGQPRLKPPFPAVAGLYARPTVVNNVESIASVPGIVRGGADWFKGMGTERSTGHGLFSLSGHVTRPGQYEAPLGITLRELLDMAGGIREGHQLKFWTPGGSSTPLFTAEHLDVPLDYESVGAAGSMLGTRALQIFDETTSVVRAVTRWTEFYKHESCGKCTPCREGTYWLVQVLKRIEAGQGTHADIDLLLDLCDNILGRAFCALGDGATSPITSAVQYFREEFEAGTHTPADVLFPPEHSSLFTYAPRRDRAALAGVHA, encoded by the coding sequence ATGGCGACGACCCTGGCCCCGGTCCTCACGGACACCTGGGACGCGGACCGGTCCTGGACGCTCGCCGCCTACGAGCGCGCGGGCGGCTACCGAGGCCTGCGCCGCGCGCTCGGCATGCAGGCGGCGGACGTCGTGACGATGGTCAAGGACTCCGGTCTGCGCGGCCGTGGCGGCGCCGGCTTCCCGACGGGCATGAAGTGGGGCTTCCTGCCCGCGCCCGACGGCGGCCCGCGCTACCTCGTGGTCAACGCGGACGAGTCCGAGCCGGGGACCTGCAAGGACATCCCGCTCATGATGGCCAGCCCGCAGCACCTCATCGAGGGCATGATCATCACGAGCTACGCGATCGGCTGCCACCACGCGTTCCTGTACGTGCGCGGCGAGGTCCTGCACGTGTACCGGCGGCTGCTGCGCGCGATCGAGGAGGCCCGCGCGGCGGGCTACCTGGGCTCGAACATCCTCGGTTCCGGGTTCGACCTCGAGATCACGCTGCACTCGGGTGCGGGTGCGTACATCTGCGGCGAGGAGACGGCGCTGCTCGACTCGCTCGAGGGCCTGCGCGGCCAGCCGCGGCTCAAGCCCCCGTTCCCCGCGGTCGCGGGCCTGTACGCGCGCCCGACGGTCGTGAACAACGTCGAGTCGATCGCGTCGGTGCCGGGCATCGTGCGCGGCGGCGCGGACTGGTTCAAGGGCATGGGCACGGAGCGCTCGACGGGCCACGGCCTGTTCAGCCTCTCGGGGCACGTCACGCGTCCCGGCCAGTACGAGGCGCCGCTCGGGATCACGCTGCGGGAGCTGCTCGACATGGCGGGCGGCATCCGCGAGGGCCACCAGCTGAAGTTCTGGACGCCCGGCGGGTCGTCGACGCCGCTGTTCACGGCCGAGCACCTCGACGTGCCGCTCGACTACGAGTCGGTCGGCGCCGCGGGGTCGATGCTCGGCACGCGTGCGCTGCAGATCTTCGACGAGACGACCTCGGTCGTGCGCGCGGTGACGCGTTGGACGGAGTTCTACAAGCACGAGTCGTGCGGCAAGTGCACCCCGTGCCGCGAGGGCACGTACTGGCTGGTCCAGGTCCTCAAGCGCATCGAGGCCGGTCAGGGCACCCACGCCGACATCGACCTGCTGCTCGACCTGTGCGACAACATCCTCGGGCGCGCGTTCTGCGCGCTCGGCGACGGCGCGACGAGCCCCATCACGTCGGCCGTGCAGTACTTCCGGGAGGAGTTCGAGGCGGGCACCCACACGCCCGCCGACGTCCTGTTCCCGCCCGAGCACAGCTCGCTGTTCACCTACGCCCCCCGGCGCGACCGGGCGGCCCTCGCGGGGGTGCACGCATGA